In Sporosarcina psychrophila, a genomic segment contains:
- a CDS encoding aspartyl-phosphate phosphatase Spo0E family protein → MTNKKLEDMDNQIEIVRKQLNKLAKEKALSDPIVVETSQLLDLLLNEYERLRNKDL, encoded by the coding sequence ATGACCAATAAAAAACTTGAAGATATGGACAATCAAATTGAAATAGTAAGAAAGCAACTCAACAAACTAGCTAAGGAGAAAGCTCTATCTGACCCAATAGTCGTTGAAACAAGCCAATTGCTTGATTTATTATTAAATGAATACGAACGGTTGAGAAATAAAGATTTATGA
- a CDS encoding DNA-3-methyladenine glycosylase I produces MSNEIPFSRCSWAETNTTEREYHDNEWGVPVHDENKLFELLILEGKQAGLSWITILKKRETINEAFDFFDPKIIVKYDQDKIDELLSNTGIIRNKLKVNAVITNANAYLSLIDEYGSLDSFLWKYVNHEPIKNKWTKISDVPASTELSDLISKDLKKLGFKFVGSTTIYAYMQAIGMVNDHLVECYRHSMLN; encoded by the coding sequence ATGAGTAATGAAATTCCGTTTAGTAGATGTAGTTGGGCTGAAACGAATACAACTGAAAGAGAATATCATGATAATGAGTGGGGGGTTCCCGTTCATGACGAAAATAAACTGTTTGAGCTACTTATTTTAGAAGGTAAACAGGCGGGCTTAAGCTGGATAACGATTCTGAAAAAACGGGAAACTATAAATGAGGCATTTGATTTTTTTGATCCTAAGATAATCGTGAAGTATGATCAAGACAAGATAGATGAACTTTTGAGTAATACAGGTATTATCAGGAATAAGTTAAAGGTTAATGCTGTCATTACAAATGCTAATGCGTATTTATCATTAATTGATGAATATGGGAGCTTAGATTCTTTTCTATGGAAGTACGTGAATCATGAGCCGATTAAAAATAAATGGACTAAAATATCGGATGTTCCTGCGTCAACGGAATTATCAGATCTGATCAGCAAGGACTTAAAAAAACTAGGATTCAAATTTGTAGGCTCTACAACCATTTATGCATACATGCAGGCAATAGGAATGGTTAATGATCATCTTGTAGAATGTTATCGACACTCGATGTTGAACTAA
- a CDS encoding terminase small subunit, whose translation MKRDATKKVAKEVFVETDDLTDKQRLFCIYYIKSFNATMAAIKGGYARNSAHVDGSRLLRNVKVAVEVRRLKGEMHQEVFIIAMDVLNKYIQIAFADITDFVEFGSIEMEQRHSKTGKVMLDANFKPITYKMSHLDFKNDDEVDGTIISEVKQGKDGVSIKLASREKAMDFLSKHFDMLPDHFKRQLEQEKLKIAHAKAFGNEDPEQYEDDGFNEALDATRLEVWGDVENPTESDD comes from the coding sequence GTGAAGCGCGACGCAACGAAAAAGGTAGCAAAAGAAGTCTTTGTCGAGACGGATGATTTAACCGATAAGCAGAGGCTTTTTTGTATTTACTACATTAAGAGCTTTAACGCGACAATGGCAGCTATCAAGGGTGGGTATGCAAGAAATAGTGCTCACGTCGATGGAAGTCGGTTGCTTAGAAATGTTAAGGTGGCAGTCGAAGTCAGAAGACTGAAAGGTGAAATGCACCAGGAAGTCTTCATTATCGCGATGGATGTGTTGAATAAGTACATTCAAATAGCCTTTGCAGACATAACAGACTTTGTTGAGTTCGGAAGTATCGAGATGGAACAACGGCATTCGAAAACGGGCAAGGTTATGTTGGATGCTAATTTCAAACCGATCACCTATAAGATGAGTCATCTTGATTTCAAGAATGACGATGAAGTGGATGGAACTATAATCAGTGAAGTTAAGCAAGGTAAGGATGGAGTATCTATCAAGCTCGCTAGTCGAGAAAAAGCAATGGACTTCCTATCCAAACATTTCGATATGCTACCAGACCACTTCAAACGTCAACTTGAACAAGAAAAATTGAAAATAGCTCATGCAAAAGCATTCGGTAACGAGGATCCTGAACAGTACGAAGATGATGGATTTAACGAAGCACTAGATGCGACAAGGTTGGAGGTGTGGGGCGATGTCGAAAACCCAACCGAAAGCGACGATTAA